Proteins encoded within one genomic window of Lysinibacillus louembei:
- a CDS encoding low molecular weight protein arginine phosphatase, with protein MNIYFVCTGNTCRSPMAEAILKAKQLPNVSIRSAGIYALEGGEMSVNAQRVLNDENIPHSHTSRQVTGEDIEWADVILTMTTAHKELLLHSFEAAAQKTYTLKEYVTPYTALDVSDPFGGDLHTYKQTFYELQHLIEELVQKQEGGTNSE; from the coding sequence ATGAATATTTATTTTGTTTGTACAGGGAATACTTGCAGAAGTCCGATGGCGGAAGCAATTTTGAAGGCGAAGCAACTCCCGAATGTTTCGATCCGTTCAGCAGGTATTTATGCGCTTGAAGGGGGCGAAATGTCGGTAAATGCACAGCGTGTTTTAAATGATGAAAATATTCCTCATAGCCATACTTCTCGTCAAGTAACAGGTGAGGATATTGAATGGGCAGACGTAATTTTAACGATGACCACAGCGCATAAGGAGCTATTACTTCATAGCTTTGAAGCTGCTGCACAAAAAACGTATACGTTGAAGGAATATGTTACGCCATATACAGCACTAGACGTGTCTGACCCATTTGGCGGAGACTTGCATACGTATAAGCAAACATTTTATGAGTTACAGCATTTAATTGAAGAATTAGTGCAAAAACAAGAAGGGGGCACAAATAGTGAATAA
- a CDS encoding manganese efflux pump: protein MQEIIVGIILALDVVALYILLPAVSQRFLLSVWTAFWHMLFPLLGFKLGSWVSIFMAEWASYLSAILLFCIALQLLLSSKNQHVPQLALPILAIMASIDSFSASVSFGMLNLEKYLFILSAGVGTFLLSYIALIVAKTSIFNSQIFKMIAGILLLIISVVILLN, encoded by the coding sequence TTGCAGGAAATAATTGTCGGCATTATTTTAGCGCTAGACGTTGTGGCATTGTATATTTTATTGCCAGCTGTTTCACAACGCTTTTTACTATCTGTTTGGACGGCTTTTTGGCATATGCTTTTTCCGCTTTTAGGGTTTAAATTAGGGAGTTGGGTTAGTATTTTTATGGCAGAATGGGCATCCTACCTTTCTGCAATTTTATTATTTTGCATAGCACTTCAATTACTTTTATCATCTAAAAATCAACATGTCCCGCAACTTGCCTTGCCAATTTTAGCGATTATGGCGAGCATTGATAGCTTTTCAGCAAGCGTTTCTTTTGGTATGCTAAATTTAGAAAAGTATTTATTTATATTGAGTGCTGGAGTTGGTACTTTTTTGCTATCCTATATAGCGCTAATTGTTGCAAAGACGTCAATTTTCAACAGTCAAATTTTTAAAATGATAGCAGGTATATTATTGTTAATCATTAGTGTTGTGATACTTTTGAATTAA
- a CDS encoding L-threonylcarbamoyladenylate synthase produces METKYLIVDKNVDSSSVYTQAVDFLNSGEVVAFPTETVYGLGAVATDEEAVQKIFTAKGRPSDNPLIVHLHNKEQAKEYVTAISEVAQKCMDAFWPGPLTLIIEAKPNVFAANVQAGLSTVGLRVPNHPVALRLLEEIKKPLAAPSANRSGKPSPTKAEHVAEDMTNRIACILDGGITGVGLESTVLDVTVTPPVILRPGGVTKEMLEKVIGTVIQPTNNEQESAEAPKAPGMKYTHYAPEAPVVLIEPTIEKVQQAIEQLQAEGHRVALLASESFAESKANYFFTYGKDGNVKEMSVALYDALRACDKTDATIILATTTAHVGVGVAIMNRLEKAAGGAWHTNNSEN; encoded by the coding sequence ATGGAGACGAAATATTTAATTGTGGATAAAAATGTGGATAGTTCGAGCGTTTATACACAAGCTGTGGATTTTTTAAATAGTGGTGAAGTTGTAGCATTTCCAACAGAAACGGTATACGGGCTAGGTGCTGTTGCAACAGATGAGGAAGCGGTACAAAAAATATTCACTGCGAAAGGGCGACCATCCGATAATCCGTTAATAGTCCATCTTCATAATAAGGAGCAAGCGAAGGAATATGTAACAGCTATATCTGAAGTAGCACAAAAATGTATGGATGCATTTTGGCCAGGTCCACTAACACTTATTATAGAAGCGAAGCCAAATGTTTTTGCCGCAAATGTACAAGCGGGCTTATCTACAGTTGGTTTACGCGTACCTAACCATCCTGTTGCATTACGTTTATTGGAAGAAATCAAAAAGCCGTTAGCAGCACCAAGTGCGAATCGAAGTGGTAAACCGTCACCGACAAAGGCAGAGCACGTAGCAGAAGATATGACAAATCGCATTGCCTGTATTTTAGATGGTGGAATAACAGGCGTTGGCTTAGAATCAACAGTGCTAGATGTCACTGTCACACCACCTGTCATACTACGTCCAGGTGGAGTAACGAAGGAAATGCTAGAAAAAGTAATCGGAACAGTTATTCAACCGACAAACAATGAGCAGGAAAGTGCAGAGGCACCGAAAGCACCTGGTATGAAGTACACACACTATGCACCTGAAGCACCTGTTGTACTAATCGAGCCTACAATTGAAAAAGTGCAACAAGCAATTGAGCAGCTACAGGCAGAGGGCCATCGTGTTGCATTACTAGCATCAGAAAGCTTTGCAGAGAGCAAGGCAAATTATTTCTTTACATACGGTAAGGACGGCAACGTTAAGGAAATGAGCGTAGCGCTTTATGATGCGTTACGTGCATGTGATAAAACGGATGCAACGATTATTTTGGCAACAACAACTGCACATGTTGGTGTAGGTGTGGCGATCATGAACCGCTTAGAAAAAGCAGCGGGCGGTGCCTGGCACACAAACAATTCTGAAAATTAA
- a CDS encoding stage II sporulation protein R: MLEDYNIARKPSRVFMIFRYVCYALISYILFVAVPHFVDFGEGWHEQKEASPLLFRVVANSNLQEDQQLKQEIVQAVQPIFEQMAETQQTELIVADLQKVLEKNYAQYGVHISIGDNLIPPKYEFASFYPQNFYQSVVLTIGKARGDNWFCSAFPKTCEKPEERKEEKRKFVIYEWLKRKLS; this comes from the coding sequence ATGTTAGAAGATTATAATATTGCTAGAAAGCCATCACGTGTTTTTATGATTTTCCGTTATGTTTGCTATGCATTAATTAGTTATATACTATTTGTAGCCGTACCGCATTTCGTAGATTTTGGTGAAGGCTGGCATGAGCAAAAAGAAGCGAGCCCATTGCTATTTAGAGTTGTGGCAAATAGTAATTTACAAGAGGATCAGCAATTGAAGCAAGAAATTGTGCAAGCAGTACAGCCGATTTTTGAGCAAATGGCTGAGACACAGCAAACAGAATTGATAGTAGCAGATTTACAGAAAGTATTAGAGAAAAACTATGCACAATACGGTGTGCATATCTCAATTGGGGATAACTTAATTCCACCTAAATATGAATTTGCTAGCTTTTATCCACAAAATTTCTATCAATCTGTTGTGTTAACAATAGGGAAGGCACGAGGAGATAACTGGTTTTGCTCAGCTTTTCCAAAAACATGTGAAAAACCAGAGGAACGAAAAGAAGAGAAGCGCAAATTTGTCATTTATGAATGGTTAAAACGAAAGTTATCCTAA
- the prmC gene encoding peptide chain release factor N(5)-glutamine methyltransferase — MKMHNKVFEVLQRASSFLSANGREETAARLLLQHVLQTNYSGLMLQMQEQMTEEQLALFEEMLQMHVEGKPIQYITGIEEFYGRTFQVDESVLIPRPETEELIVGAMAHIHKLFGKEASIKLADIGTGSGAIAVTMKLECPKLAVTATDISAEALATARKNAAQLHAEIDFRLGDLTEPIACEKWDVVLSNPPYIAFQEAEQMSDVVLEHEPHTALFAEEDGLILYRKLAEQLPELMNTKALIGVEIGYTQGQAVASFFQQHFPQAMVEIVKDINGKDRMVFCVIDE; from the coding sequence ATGAAGATGCATAATAAAGTATTTGAAGTCCTGCAACGGGCTTCTTCTTTTTTAAGTGCTAACGGTCGAGAGGAAACAGCAGCACGCTTATTATTACAGCATGTACTGCAAACAAATTATTCGGGGCTAATGCTGCAAATGCAAGAGCAGATGACGGAGGAGCAGCTAGCTCTATTTGAGGAAATGCTGCAAATGCACGTAGAAGGCAAGCCGATTCAATATATTACAGGTATCGAGGAATTTTATGGACGTACCTTTCAAGTGGATGAGTCCGTGTTAATTCCACGCCCAGAGACAGAGGAATTAATTGTCGGTGCAATGGCGCATATTCATAAGCTGTTTGGCAAGGAGGCATCTATTAAACTAGCAGATATCGGCACAGGTAGCGGAGCAATTGCTGTCACGATGAAGCTTGAATGTCCAAAGCTTGCTGTAACAGCAACAGATATTTCAGCAGAGGCACTAGCTACAGCGAGGAAAAATGCAGCACAATTACATGCTGAAATTGATTTTCGCTTAGGGGATTTAACTGAGCCAATCGCATGTGAGAAATGGGATGTCGTATTAAGCAATCCGCCATATATCGCCTTTCAAGAAGCGGAGCAAATGTCGGATGTTGTGCTTGAGCATGAGCCCCACACAGCGCTTTTTGCAGAAGAGGATGGACTTATTTTGTATCGTAAACTAGCGGAGCAATTGCCAGAATTAATGAACACGAAAGCTTTAATTGGTGTGGAAATCGGTTATACACAAGGACAAGCAGTAGCTAGCTTCTTCCAGCAACATTTTCCACAGGCGATGGTAGAAATCGTTAAAGATATTAATGGAAAAGATCGAATGGTTTTTTGTGTAATTGATGAATAA
- the prfA gene encoding peptide chain release factor 1, translating into MFDRLQAVEDRYERLNELLSDPDVVSDSKKLRDYSKEQSDIQEMVDVYREYKAVKEQLADAREMLEIEKDPDMLEMVKEEFHELNDQIPDLEERLRILLIPKDPNDSKNVIMEIRGAAGGDEANIFAGDLFRMYSRYAETQGWKIDIMEATPNAMGGYKEVIFMINGQGAYSKFKFENGAHRVQRVPATESQGRIHTSTATVACLPEVEEVDVEIHEKDIRVDTFASSGAGGQSVNTTMSAVRMTHIPTGVVVSMQDERSQIKNREKAMKILRARVADMYMQEAQAEVDATRKSAVGTGDRSERIRTYNYPQNRVTDHRIGLTIQKLDQIIEGKLDEVIDALILEEQASKLARLNEDA; encoded by the coding sequence ATGTTTGATCGTCTACAAGCAGTTGAAGATCGTTATGAAAGATTAAATGAGCTATTAAGTGATCCAGACGTAGTAAGTGATAGTAAAAAGCTACGTGATTACTCAAAGGAACAATCGGACATTCAAGAAATGGTCGATGTTTATCGTGAATATAAAGCTGTCAAAGAGCAGCTTGCAGATGCACGTGAAATGTTAGAAATTGAAAAAGACCCAGATATGCTAGAAATGGTTAAGGAAGAATTCCATGAATTAAACGATCAAATTCCTGATTTAGAAGAACGTCTTCGCATTTTATTAATTCCGAAAGATCCGAATGATTCTAAAAACGTTATTATGGAAATTCGTGGTGCCGCTGGTGGAGACGAAGCGAATATTTTTGCGGGTGATTTATTCCGCATGTATTCTCGCTATGCAGAAACACAAGGCTGGAAAATTGATATTATGGAAGCAACACCAAATGCGATGGGTGGTTATAAAGAGGTTATCTTTATGATTAACGGTCAAGGTGCCTATTCTAAATTTAAATTTGAAAATGGTGCACATCGTGTTCAACGTGTTCCTGCCACAGAATCACAAGGACGAATTCACACATCAACAGCAACAGTTGCGTGTTTACCAGAGGTAGAAGAAGTAGACGTAGAAATTCATGAAAAAGATATTCGTGTGGATACATTCGCATCGTCTGGTGCTGGTGGTCAGTCCGTTAATACGACGATGTCTGCTGTGCGTATGACACATATTCCAACAGGTGTTGTTGTATCGATGCAGGATGAGCGTTCACAAATTAAAAACCGTGAAAAGGCAATGAAAATTTTACGTGCACGTGTAGCGGATATGTATATGCAAGAAGCGCAGGCAGAAGTAGATGCAACACGTAAATCTGCTGTAGGTACAGGTGACCGTTCAGAGCGTATTCGCACATATAACTATCCACAAAATCGTGTAACAGATCATCGCATTGGCTTAACAATTCAAAAACTCGACCAAATTATTGAAGGCAAATTAGATGAAGTGATTGATGCGCTTATTTTAGAAGAGCAGGCATCGAAATTAGCTCGATTAAATGAAGATGCATAA
- a CDS encoding thymidine kinase — MAQLFFKHGAMNSGKSIEILKVAHNYEEQNKPVLIFTSGLDTRDEVGVVSSRIGLRSPAIAVFNDTNIYEHVKKQDVKPYCILIDEVQFLTKEHVLQLTQIVDELNIPVMGFGLKNDFQNELFEGSRYMLIYADKIEEMKTICWFCHKKATMNLRVDDNGKPVYTGDQIQIGGNDSYYPVCRKCHSNPPL; from the coding sequence ATGGCGCAATTATTTTTTAAACATGGTGCGATGAACAGCGGAAAATCGATTGAGATTTTAAAAGTGGCTCATAATTATGAGGAGCAAAATAAGCCGGTGCTTATTTTTACGTCTGGTCTTGATACGCGTGACGAAGTAGGTGTTGTATCAAGCCGTATCGGTTTACGAAGCCCTGCCATTGCTGTTTTTAATGACACAAACATTTATGAACACGTAAAAAAACAGGACGTAAAGCCATATTGTATATTAATTGACGAAGTGCAATTTTTAACGAAGGAACATGTGTTACAGCTAACGCAAATTGTTGATGAATTAAATATCCCTGTTATGGGCTTTGGCTTAAAAAATGATTTTCAAAACGAATTATTTGAAGGCAGCCGCTACATGCTGATTTATGCAGATAAAATTGAAGAGATGAAAACAATTTGCTGGTTCTGCCATAAAAAAGCGACAATGAATTTGCGCGTGGATGATAATGGCAAACCTGTTTACACAGGCGACCAAATTCAAATTGGCGGCAATGACTCCTACTATCCAGTATGCAGAAAATGCCACAGCAACCCACCACTTTAA
- the rpmE gene encoding 50S ribosomal protein L31: protein MKQGIHPDYKTATVTCSCGNSFQTGSVKESIVVEFCNECHPFYTGRQKFASADGRVDRFNKKYGLNK from the coding sequence ATGAAACAAGGAATTCACCCAGATTACAAAACTGCAACAGTAACTTGCTCTTGCGGTAACTCATTCCAAACTGGTTCTGTAAAAGAATCAATCGTTGTCGAGTTCTGTAACGAATGTCACCCATTCTACACAGGTCGTCAAAAATTCGCGTCTGCTGACGGACGTGTTGATCGTTTCAACAAAAAATACGGTCTTAACAAATAA
- a CDS encoding NAD(P)/FAD-dependent oxidoreductase, with translation MTQEMYDVTIVGGGPAGLFTAFYSGMRDLKTKIIECSDQLGGRVLIFPEKMIWDIGGMPPILGGQLIKQLIEQAKTFDPTIVLNQKVEHLQRQADGTFILTSATGEKHYSKTVILAVGYGVLSLQKLEIEGADKYEVTNLHYTVQELEVFRNKHVLISGGGNSAVDWANELAPIASSVTVVHRRDEFGGHERNVVMMRETANVKTPYEVVQLHGDGDLIQAVSIAHKETGEIERLEIDAVVVSHGLKCDYGALEKWGLHIEDSNAIVDEKRATNIEGIYGAGDFVSHPSKVHYIAGAFADAILALNSAKLYIEPDAPKAAYVSSHNIRFKELNKSIGLEDNDYREVRS, from the coding sequence ATGACGCAAGAAATGTATGATGTAACGATTGTTGGCGGTGGACCAGCAGGGCTGTTTACCGCATTTTATAGTGGAATGCGCGATTTAAAAACAAAAATTATTGAGTGCAGTGACCAATTAGGTGGGCGTGTATTAATTTTCCCTGAAAAAATGATTTGGGACATTGGCGGCATGCCACCGATTTTAGGTGGACAGTTAATTAAACAATTAATTGAGCAGGCCAAGACATTTGACCCAACAATTGTGCTTAATCAAAAAGTAGAGCATTTACAAAGGCAAGCGGATGGTACATTTATTTTAACTTCTGCCACAGGTGAAAAGCATTACTCAAAGACAGTTATTTTAGCTGTTGGCTATGGTGTACTGTCATTGCAAAAGCTTGAAATAGAAGGGGCAGATAAATACGAGGTAACAAATTTACATTATACCGTGCAGGAGCTGGAAGTGTTTCGAAATAAACATGTGCTCATTTCAGGTGGAGGGAATTCGGCTGTCGATTGGGCCAATGAATTAGCACCGATTGCTTCAAGTGTGACCGTTGTACATCGACGAGATGAGTTCGGTGGGCATGAACGAAATGTTGTGATGATGCGTGAAACAGCAAATGTAAAAACGCCATATGAAGTTGTGCAGCTTCATGGAGATGGCGATTTAATTCAAGCTGTTTCGATTGCACATAAGGAAACAGGAGAAATTGAGCGACTTGAGATCGATGCTGTTGTTGTTAGCCACGGCTTGAAATGTGATTATGGAGCGCTTGAAAAATGGGGCTTACATATTGAGGATAGCAATGCCATTGTCGATGAGAAACGTGCAACAAATATTGAAGGTATATATGGAGCAGGTGATTTTGTTAGTCATCCAAGCAAGGTACACTATATAGCAGGCGCATTTGCTGATGCGATTTTAGCATTAAATAGTGCGAAGCTATATATAGAGCCAGATGCGCCGAAAGCAGCCTATGTTTCATCACATAATATCCGTTTTAAGGAGCTTAATAAAAGCATTGGCTTAGAGGATAACGACTACCGTGAGGTGCGCAGTTAA
- a CDS encoding FecCD family ABC transporter permease, with amino-acid sequence MNNRFLTANQQKMKRKNFIILGTLVVLILITFVISMNTGVIKLTPLEVIRTLFGQGDAQQQLILFEFRLPRIVIAVLVGMGLAVSGAVLQGISRNALADPGILGINAGAGLAVMLFISFFPSTKAAPVYLLPVLAFIGSGLTAIIIYTLSYKRHEGITPMRLILTGVAVAAGISSAMIVLTLRLTPENYQFVATWLAGSIWGSNWRFVLSLLPWLIVLLPFVYAKSRVLNILNLGEITAVGLGASIEKERRWLLAASVGLAGASVSVSGGIGFVGLVAPHLARQLVGAKHQFLLPASALLGGLLVLLADTIGRSILEPSEIPAGIVVAVLGAPYFLYLLARLKE; translated from the coding sequence GTGAATAATCGCTTCTTAACAGCAAATCAACAAAAGATGAAAAGAAAAAACTTTATCATTTTAGGAACGTTAGTTGTACTTATTTTAATTACTTTTGTCATTAGCATGAACACAGGTGTTATTAAGCTGACACCACTGGAAGTAATTCGCACATTGTTTGGGCAAGGTGATGCTCAACAGCAATTAATTTTATTTGAATTCAGACTACCGCGCATTGTGATAGCAGTTTTAGTAGGAATGGGCTTAGCCGTTTCAGGAGCTGTTTTACAAGGCATTTCAAGAAATGCCTTAGCAGACCCGGGTATTTTAGGGATTAATGCAGGTGCAGGACTAGCAGTTATGCTGTTTATTTCCTTTTTTCCATCAACAAAGGCTGCACCAGTATACTTGCTACCAGTATTAGCTTTTATAGGCTCTGGCTTAACGGCGATTATTATTTATACGTTGTCCTATAAACGTCATGAGGGGATTACACCGATGCGCCTTATTTTAACAGGGGTTGCAGTAGCAGCGGGAATTAGCTCAGCAATGATTGTTTTAACACTGCGATTAACGCCGGAAAATTATCAATTTGTTGCAACATGGCTGGCGGGGAGCATTTGGGGCTCAAATTGGCGCTTTGTTCTATCTTTACTGCCTTGGCTCATCGTCTTGCTACCATTTGTCTATGCCAAATCTCGCGTATTAAATATTTTAAATTTAGGTGAAATAACGGCAGTAGGTTTAGGTGCTTCCATTGAAAAAGAGCGTCGATGGCTACTAGCAGCATCTGTTGGACTAGCGGGTGCAAGTGTTTCGGTAAGCGGGGGTATCGGATTTGTTGGGTTAGTTGCACCGCATTTAGCGCGACAGCTTGTTGGAGCAAAGCATCAATTTTTACTGCCTGCTTCGGCACTCTTAGGTGGGTTATTAGTGTTACTTGCGGATACGATTGGTCGTTCAATTTTAGAGCCATCTGAAATTCCAGCGGGCATTGTTGTCGCTGTTTTAGGTGCACCATATTTTCTGTATTTATTGGCTCGTTTAAAGGAATAA
- a CDS encoding FecCD family ABC transporter permease, translating to MAMSAEGLEKLQELQRRSYPIRAIVALIIGIIGLMFAIGLSISFGAADISLGMVWQAVFNFSSELTEHQIIREIRLPRVLGAALVGSAFAVAGAIMQGMTRNPLADSGLLGLNAGAAFMLAICFAFFPGLPYMYLIMWSFAGAGLGVVIVYGIGSLSKGGLTPMRLVLAGAAVSALLGALGEGIALHYRIGQDLAFWYAGGVSGTKWSHLQILSPWLLAAMIGALILSRSITLLSLGEEIAIGLGQRTGVIKIWGMIIVLILAGAAVSVVGAVGFVGLIVPHLTRYIVGHDYRWIISCSLVYGALLVVLADFIARNINAPYEAPIGALIAFIGVPFFLYLARKGGKEL from the coding sequence ATGGCTATGTCAGCCGAAGGGCTTGAAAAATTACAGGAGCTACAAAGACGTTCCTATCCAATTCGTGCAATTGTAGCACTCATTATAGGGATTATAGGTTTAATGTTTGCAATTGGTTTATCTATATCTTTTGGTGCCGCAGATATTTCATTAGGTATGGTTTGGCAGGCTGTTTTTAATTTTTCCTCTGAATTAACAGAGCATCAAATTATTCGTGAAATTCGCTTGCCACGTGTGCTAGGAGCAGCGTTAGTAGGGTCCGCTTTTGCGGTAGCAGGAGCTATTATGCAAGGGATGACACGCAACCCTTTAGCTGATTCGGGATTATTAGGCTTAAATGCAGGAGCCGCATTTATGCTAGCTATCTGCTTTGCCTTTTTCCCAGGCTTACCTTACATGTATTTAATTATGTGGTCATTTGCAGGAGCAGGACTTGGCGTGGTCATTGTCTATGGCATCGGCTCACTATCTAAAGGTGGCTTAACGCCAATGCGTTTAGTGTTAGCAGGAGCGGCAGTTAGCGCACTCTTAGGCGCATTAGGAGAAGGGATTGCATTACATTATCGAATAGGGCAAGATTTAGCATTTTGGTATGCTGGCGGCGTTTCGGGTACGAAATGGAGCCACTTGCAAATTTTATCTCCATGGCTGCTTGCTGCGATGATAGGTGCACTGATTCTATCGCGTTCGATTACACTGCTTAGCTTAGGTGAGGAGATAGCGATTGGACTTGGGCAACGTACAGGTGTCATTAAAATATGGGGAATGATTATTGTTTTAATTTTAGCAGGAGCTGCTGTTTCGGTAGTGGGAGCGGTAGGCTTTGTCGGGTTGATTGTACCACATTTAACAAGATACATAGTTGGACATGATTATCGCTGGATTATTTCCTGTTCTTTAGTGTATGGCGCATTGCTTGTCGTGTTAGCGGACTTTATTGCACGCAATATCAATGCTCCATACGAAGCGCCAATTGGAGCGTTGATTGCCTTTATCGGAGTTCCATTCTTCCTATATTTAGCTCGTAAAGGAGGAAAAGAGCTGTGA
- a CDS encoding ABC transporter ATP-binding protein yields MTVIEIEHVAVGYSSTRIVNDLSVKIPKGKISTIIGPNGCGKSTLLKAVARILRAQDGAIYLDGKAIYQLKTKEVAKRMAILPQTATAPNGLTVFELVSYGRFPHQTGFGTLQKEDYEYIHWAIDVTGLREFCDRPIEALSGGQRQRVWIAMALAQGTDILVLDEPTTYLDLAHQLDILLLLQKLNEEEGRTIVMVLHDLNHASRFSHFMVAMRDGDLIVNGHPNEVMTRENLQKVFQIDAEMTVCPYSYNPICLSYQLYKKQ; encoded by the coding sequence ATGACAGTCATTGAAATAGAGCATGTTGCAGTCGGTTACTCTTCAACGCGCATTGTAAATGATTTAAGTGTCAAAATACCGAAAGGAAAAATTTCTACAATTATCGGTCCAAATGGCTGTGGCAAGTCAACGTTACTGAAGGCTGTAGCACGCATACTTAGAGCACAGGATGGCGCAATTTATTTGGATGGCAAAGCGATATACCAATTAAAAACGAAAGAGGTTGCGAAAAGAATGGCTATTTTGCCTCAAACCGCAACAGCTCCAAACGGCTTAACCGTTTTTGAACTCGTATCCTATGGTCGCTTCCCGCATCAAACAGGCTTCGGGACACTCCAGAAAGAAGACTATGAATATATTCATTGGGCAATTGATGTCACAGGTTTACGTGAATTTTGTGATCGACCGATTGAAGCTTTATCGGGTGGGCAACGTCAGCGCGTGTGGATTGCAATGGCATTGGCACAAGGGACAGATATTCTTGTGTTAGATGAGCCAACAACCTATTTAGATTTAGCGCATCAGCTCGATATTCTTTTGTTATTGCAAAAGCTTAATGAAGAGGAAGGGCGTACCATTGTCATGGTTTTACATGACTTAAACCATGCCTCGCGCTTTTCTCATTTTATGGTGGCAATGAGGGACGGTGATTTAATTGTCAATGGTCACCCAAATGAAGTGATGACAAGGGAAAATCTACAAAAGGTTTTTCAAATTGATGCAGAAATGACCGTATGCCCTTATAGCTATAATCCAATTTGTCTGTCCTATCAATTGTATAAAAAACAGTAG